Genomic segment of Prochlorococcus marinus CUG1433:
AAGAATATTTGCCAAAAGATGTAATATATAGATCAAAAATTGGATTTGGGATGCCAATACGGGATTGGTTTAATAACGAATTAAGAGATTGGCTTAACGATATTCTTTCAAAAGATAAACTTAAAAGAAGAGGAATATTTAATCCATCTTCAGTAGAAAAATTAATCAACCTAAATGCTAAAGGAAAGGTTGATGCCTCCTACACACTCTTATCAATAGTTTGTGTTGAAATTTGGTGTCAGAGATTTCTAGATAATAATATCTAATAAAATGTTAGAGTTTAATAATAAAGCTTTTCAATTTGTTGATGAAGCAAATTTTTCAATATCTAAATACTGGCGAAACTAAAATAATTGAATTACCCCCTCCTCGATTAAAAAAAGGAGAAGTTCTCATACGTTCGAAATTTTCTCTTGTTTCTTCTGGAACTGAGCGAATGCTTGTGAATTTTGGGAAATCTAATTTGATTTCAAAAGCAAAGACTCAACCAGAAAAAGTTGCTGAAGTTATTGCAAAAATGAAATCTGAAGGGGTTTTTAATACTATAGAAGCAGTTAGTAATAAATTAGATAAGCCTCTCCCATTGGGATATTGTAATGCAGGAGTTGTTGTTGAAGTTGGAGAAGATGTTTCTTCTTTAAAAGTTGGAGATAGAGTTGTTTCAAATGGCTATCATGCAGAATTGGTAAGTGTTTCTGAAAACTTATGCGCTTTAATTCCCGATGATGTAAGTTTTGAGGACGCTGCATTTACGGTTATTGCGGCTGTTGGTTTACAGGGTATAAGACTGTTAAAGCCAACTTTGGGCGAAACTATAGCCGTAAGTGGTTTAGGAATTATTGGCTTAATTACTTGTCAATTACTCATGGCTAATGGCTGTAAGGTATTGGGTATAGATCCTGATCAATCAAAATGCGATTTAGCTAATTTGTTTGGAGTTGAAACTTTTTGCATATCAAATAAAAGAAACCCTACTAATTGGTTTCTCAGCAAAACTAATGGAGTGGGTGTTGACGGTTTCTTAGTAACTGCGAGTACGTCTTCTAGTGATCCTATATATATTGCCGCAAATTCATCTAGAAAAAAAGGTAGGATAATTTTAGTAGGAGTTACTGGCCTAGACTTAAGTAGAGAATTATTTTATAAAAAGGAATTAACTTTCCAAGTAAGTTGTTCTTATGGACCAGGAAGATATGATAAAAATTATGAGGAAGACAATAATGATTATCCAATTGGATATGTAAGATGGACTGAAAAAAGAAATTTCGAAGCAATTTTAAATTTACTAGATTCTGGGGTTTTAGATTTTAAAAAACTAATAGAGAAAATATTTGATTTTGAAGACGCCTTGTCTGCTTATAAATTACTTATGGAAAAGTCAGGCAGCCTAGGAATATTGATTTCTTACAAAAGAGAACCTGAATTAAATAATTACAAGTTAAAAATTAACTCTGATCCAAAATTCAATCTTCCCCCTGCAGAACCTGTAATTGGTGTAATTGGTTCAGGTAATTATTCTTCGAGAACTTTATTACCAACTTTTAAAAAATTTGGTGCTTATTTCCAAATAATTTGTTCTTTAAAAGGTGCAAGTGCTATGCACTATGGGAGTAAATTTTCATTTAAAGAAGTAACTACAAATGAAGAAGATGTTTTCTTAAATGAAAAATGTAACACAGTAATAATATCAACTAGACATGATACTCATGCTGATCTCATAAAAAAGGCTCTAATGGCTGGTAAAAATGTATTTGTTGAGAAACCTCTATGCCTAAATAAATATGAGTTAAAAGGTATAAGAGATACTTTCAAAAATTCAAACAAATCAAATAAAAGTAGTAATAAAAATTCTCCTCTATTAATGATTGGCTATAACAGGCGATTTTCGCCATTAATTATAAAACTAAAAAAAATGTTAAATAATTTAAATGCTCCTAAGGCCTTTATCTATACATGTAATGCGGGTTATTTAGATGCAGACCATTGGTTAAATGATCCTAAGGTAGGTGGGGGGAGATTTATAGGAGAATGTTGTCATTTCATTGATTTGCTTTACTTCTTGAGTGAAGAAAATATAAATGATATAAAAATATCTGCTCCTTTAAGAAATAAAAATACTCCTGAAACATTTACAGTTAATCTAAAATTTGATAAGGGTTCTATTGGTTCAATTCATTATTTTTCAAATGGATCTAAATTACTCCCAAAAGAGAGAATTGAAGTTTTTTCCGATAAAACGGTTTTTAGATTGGAAAATTTCAAAAAACTAAAAGCTTGGGGATATAAAGGATTTTCTTCACAAAGCCTCATCTCTCAGGATAAGGGCCAAAAAAATTGCGCTAGTGCATTTTTAAATGCAATAAGAAAAGGAAAATCCTCGCCTATATCACTTGAGGAAATATTTGAAGTGCAAGAATTAATACTTAATGCTAAGTTTTCTTAGCTATATAATTTTTATACTAGATCATTATCTTTTAGTTCAAACTAACAGCATATTTTTTGTTTAGATAAAGGCCTAATAAAATTATTATGAATAAAGAGAGACTTAATAGAATAATATTAGAAGTAAGGTAAACAAGCCCCAAGAAAAAAGTACTAAAAATATAAATTGAAGATACTTTTGAATGAGAAAAACCAGCAGAAACTAATCTTTGGTAGAGGTGAAGTCTGTGAGGTTGTAAGATATTTTGCTTTTTTCTAATCCTTATTAATATGCAGCTTAAAGCATCTAAAAATAATGGGGAACATAATATTAAAGAATTCAATATCGATATAAAATTATTTTGAGCGAGAATCAAAGTTGAAAGATAGGATCCCAAAAAAAGGCTTCCAGAATCACCCATAAAAACTTTTGATGGTTCCCAATTAAAAAATAAAAATCCAATTAATGTCCCAATTATTGGTAAAAGATAATGTATTTCAATATTCATAAATGAAAAAATTACAATCATACATCCACAAACTAAACCATCAATTCCGTCCATGAAGTTCATGAAATTAATCATGGAAGTTCCAATTACTAGTAACAAAATAAATATTAAAATAAAATATTGAAATGAAACTATTTTTGCTAAGACCCCAAATCCATTTATATACGAAAAAACAAGAAAACTTGATATTGTTAGTATCTGTGCTGCGAGACGGATACGTTTAGAGATAGAGAATTTATCATCTATCAATCCAATAATTGAAATTGGTATAGAAAAGAAAGGGAGAAAGAAACTTTGGTAGCTTGCATAAATTATATAGATAAAAATAAATAAAATTCCTCCACTAGATGCTTTTTTTTCTTTGTGCATTCCTCTTAAAGTGGGATTTGCAGGGATGATTTTTTTTAGAGTTGGAATTGATATCTTTAAAAAGATAAAAGTAATTGAGATTGTAAAAAATAGATGTAATAAATTCATGTATTAGTATTTGTGATTTATTTTTTCTATATTCTTATTACATTCAAATAAGTTTTTTTATATTGAGAATTTTATTGAAAAAGTGATACTTAATTCTAATACAAATTGACTATACCAAATTGTAAAGACTTAAAGTTTAAAAATTAACTTAATGTCTAATTTTTTCTTAAGATGGTGTATTCTGTATCAAATAATCCTGTCAATATTTAGATATGAATAGATGTTGCGTAGTAGGTCTTGGATATATTGGTTTACCCACTGCGGCTTTATTTTCCAAAAAAGGTTTTAATGTTCTAGGTGTAGATATAAACTTAGATATTGTTAATAAAGTAAATAAAGGTATTTCACCTATACAGGAACCATCTCTGGAAGATGAGATTCAAAATTCTGTAAAATCAGGCAATCTGAAAGCATCTTCAAAACCTAACTATGCCGACATATTTGTTATAGCTGTACCAACTCCTATAAAGTCGGGATCTAAGATTCCACAGCCAGATTTAGAGTATGTAGAAACTGCCATTGAAAGTATTATTCCTTTTTTGAAAAATGGTAATTCAATAATCATAGAATCAACCTCTCCAGTTGGAACAACAAAAGATTTATTTTCTTTAATTATTGAGAAGACAGATTTGAATGAGAATCAGATTTTTATGGCATATTGTCCCGAAAGAGTCCTCCCTGGGAGAATAATGATTGAAATTAGTACAAATAAAAGACTAATTGGGGGAATAAATCATGAGTCATCTCTTCAAATAAAAGAAATTTATAAAAAAATTTGCGACTCAGAAATATATATCACTGATTCTGAAACAGCAGAACTTGTTAAATTGGCAGAGAATTCTTATCGTGATTTAAATATCGCTTTTGCAAATGAACTATCAATAATTTCTAGTAAATTAGACATTGATGTGAATAAAGTTATTAATTTTACTAATCATCATCCAAGGGTTAATATTTTAAGGCCCAGCTGTGGTGTAGGAGGACATTGTATAGCATTGGATCCTTGGTTTCTGGTTTCACAATTTCCAGAAGATACAAACATAATACATATGTCTAGAAAGGTAAATATTTTTAAAACACAATGGACTATATCAGAGATAAGTAGGTTCATAGAAAAAATAAAAAATGAATCTAAAAATGATCCTAAAATTGGTATTTTTGGCTTAACATTTAAAGCGAATGTAAACGACTTAAGAGAATCTCCAGCTTTAAAAATTGCAAATGAATTGTCCAAAGAAAATCACACAATTTTCTGTGATCCTTATGTTTCTAATTGCAGTGATTTTGTAAATCATTCAATTGAGGAAACATTATCTAATTCAGATATCTTGATTTTCCTTGTTGCTCACAGCAAATTTAAAAAAATTAATATTAATGAAAAAAAATATTTGGATTTTTGTGGCCTTTTTGATGAAATTTAAAAATATTCTAATATTATATTTTTTAACACTTAAAGACTTTACCTTTATTAATGTTTTTAAAAGAATTAAATATGAATTAAAAATCTATTTATTCAAAATAAATTTTTTATCTTTTATTAGAAAATATCGTAGTAATTACAATAAAATAAAATGGAATGAAAAAACTTTATTAATTAACACAAAAAAATATAATCAATTTGAGAAAAATTTTTCCGAAGTTGAATTTATTGAGATTGAGTTTTTGAATAAAATAGAAAAATTAAGTTTACCTATTAATTGGAATATTACTACAGTTTCAAGATTATGGAGATTTAATTTACACTATTTTTCTGGGTTAAAAAAATGCATAAATTATTCATTAGAGAAAGGTTTATCAAATGTTATTTTGCAACAAAATTTGTATTTAATAGATTCATGGATTAATTTTCATTTATTACAACACGGAGACGGCTGGCATAGTTATACATTGTCATTAAGAATTCGAAATTGGATATGGCTTTTTAGGTTTTTCCCTAATTTAATTACAGATAAAATTAAAGAAGTTTTGTGGATACAAATTAATTGGCTTTATGAAAATAGAGAGTATCATCTCGGTGGAAATCATTTATTGGAAAATTTAATAACTTTGATTTTAGGTTCTTTACAATTTAAGGGATCTTTACCTGATTTGATATTTTCTGAATGCATGTCTGAACTGGAGGATCAGTTGCAAAAACAAATTCTTTCTGATGGTGGACATGAAGAGAGAAGTTGTAGTTATCATTTGATAATTTTACAAAATTTAGTAGAGTTGGGTTTCGTAATACAAAATATTAAAAAAATTAGACCAGTTTGGTTGCTTAAATCTATAAGTTTAATGAGTAAATGGGCTTATAAAGTCAAATTAAATAATAATAATTATCCAAGATTTAATGACTCCATTTATTCAAAAGAAATTGATATTGAGAAAATTATTAAACTCAGTTTGTCTTATATAGACCAAAATATTTTTGTATCTAAATCAGATCTTTTCTATTTTTACTTATCTGAAGATACTTTCAATAATAATAAAAATAAATACCTTAAATTGGAAGTGCCTTCTCTAGAAAATTTCAGTTTTAGATTACCTAAAGTTTTAGATCTAGAAGAAACTGGTTGGAGTATATTGAGGCCAAATAAATCATGGGAAATCGTTTTTAAATCAGGAGAGTCTGGACCAAAGAACTTGTTAGGACATAGTCACTCTGATTTATATACTTTTGATATTTTTTATGATGGAAAATTATTAATTGGCGAAACAGGGACAAGTCAATATCAATTTTCTAGTATTAGACAATATGAACGTTCCGCCGATTCCCATAATGTAATGCAATTTGCTCTTTCAAAATATTTGGAAATTGAAAAAATTAAGGAATGGCATCAACCTCTTGAAGTTTGGAATTCATTCAGAGTAGCAAGAAAACCAAAAATTATTGATAGATCAATAGGGGTTGAGTTGGATAATACTTTATCGGTTAGAGGTTTATATTCTCCCTTCCAAAAGTACATAAAAGATATTGAAAGAAAAATGCAATTTAAAGTTTTAAAAGATAATAGTCTAGAGGTAATTATTCAAGACAATGTTTTTGCTATTTATAATATCTTTTGGAAGTTTAATTTACATTTTGCTCCTGATTTTAATAGTTCTAATCTTCAGATTGAAAAATTAGAAAATTCCAATTTCATAACAAAAAAGCTTGTGCATTCTTGGACCGCCTTTGAATTTGGTAAAAGGATTCCAAGCAAATCACTTTTAATTTTTGGAAATTTTGAAAAAGGTCATAATACTAATGTTTTGAAATTAATTTTATCCCCTTCATGAAAAATCATAAGAAACAAATTTGGATTATTAATCAATTCGCAAATACAATCGAAATGCCTGGTCATACAAGGCAATATGATTTGGCTAAATACTTAACTAAAAATAGATATAAAACAACTGTTTTCTCTTCTGACTTTAATTTATCTTTAAGAAAATTCTTTAAAGAAAAGAAAAAATTTTTTTATAAAAGTGAACTTATAAATCATTCTAGATGGGTCTGGCTTGCAGTCCTACCTTATAAAAGAAATGATTGGAGGCGTTACCTAAATCTTATTAGCTTTTGTTCAAATCTATTAATACAACTTGTAATAAGAATAATTTTTTCATCATTAACTTTCAATAAACCTAAGTTAGTAATTGCATCTTCCCCTCAATTGCCAGCAGCGTTTATAACCTTAATAATCTGCAAATTATTCAAGATCCAAATGATATTTGAAGTACGGGATATATGGCCTCAAATACTAATTGATATGAACAATATGAAGGAGAATAGTTTTACTTATAAAGTTTTAAAAAAAATGGAGAAAATTCTTTATAGACACTCAGATTTAATTATAGTTTTATCAAAAGGCTGTGTAGAATATATCCGAAGAGAAGGTGGAAGAAGTATAGATTATTTTCCAAACTATGCAAATACCGATCTTTTTAATTATTCAACTTTGCCTTTGGAAGATTCAAAGTTTACATTAAAGAGACCTTTTAGAATTATTTATTCTGGCGCTCATGGGGCAGCTAACGATTTGAAAAATGTTATAAGAGCAGCTTATTATCTAAAGGATTTACCAATAGAAATAATTTTAGTAGGAGATGGACCAGAAAAAAATAATTTAAAAAGTCTTGCCTCAGGATTGGAAAATATAGTTTTTAAAGATCCTGTACCCAAAAAAGATATGCCTAGTTTACTGGCTACTGCGGACGCACTTCTGATTTCTTTAGCAGATGTAAACTTATTTAAGTATGGAGTTTCACCTAATAAATTATTTGATGCTTATGCAGTAGGTAGGCCAGTAATTACAACAGTAAGTGGAATAATTAATGAAGAGGTTGAAAATTTTAATTTAGGTATGGCAGTACCTCCTGGCCAGCCCAAAAAATTATCAAAAGCAATAATAAAGCTTTTCAAAAAGGATAGGTCTGAGAGGGTTACTTTAGGTCTTAATTCGAGAAAGATGGTTGAAAGATTTTACTCTAAAGATTCTATTTTAAATAATTATGTTGATAGAATTACAAAATTAATTAAAGAAATATAAAGTGCCTTTTCAAGTTCACGTTATGATAAATAATCTAAATATAAAAATACCTAAATAATGGATGAAGATAAAATTTTAATTACTTTTATAATGGGTACTAGGCCAGAGATTATAAAGCTAGCTCCTTTAATAAAAGGTTTTCAAAATAATAGGATCTTTAAAGTCAGGGTTGTTTTGACTGGACAACATTTAGAAATGGCAGATAATCTTCTCAAATTATTTGAAATAAAGGAAGATCTTAATCTGAGATTGATGAAATCTAATCAAACTCTCACGCATATAACAACAGAGGTAATAAAAGGTTTAAAAAATGAATTTTCAAATTATTTACCTAGATTAGTTTTTATTCAGGGTGATACTAGTACTGCATTCGCAGCTGCTCTGGCTTCGTTTTTTGAAAAGATACCAATAGCGCATGTTGAAGCAGGTTTAAGGACATTTGATTTAATGAACCCTTTCCCAGAAGAAGCTAATAGAAGATTGATATCTCAAATAGCTAATATCCACTTCGCACCAACTCAAAAAGCTCTCTTAAATTTAAAAGAATATGGAATAAAAGAAAATCTATTTATTACAGGTAATACTGTAATTGACTCAATTTTTCTACTAAAAAAAATCAAATCAAAAAAGAATGCAAATTTTTTAAAAAATCTAAAAAATAAATTTATATTAATCACTATTCATAGAAGAGAAAACTGGGGTGAAAACCTTGATATTATTTTGAATACTTTACTTTTAATCACAAAAAAACACAATAATATAACTTTGTTATTTCCTATGCACAAGAATGAAATAATTAGAACTAAAATTAAAAAATTTTTAGGTAATAATGAAAGAATTATTCTAACTGAGCCACTTGACTATGATGTATTTATCAACGCTTTAACTGATTGTTATTTTATTCTTACTGATTCAGGTGGTATTCAAGAAGAAGCTCCTTCCTTTGGTAAACCAGTTCTAATTTTAAGAGAATCTACAGAAAGGAAAGAGGCAATTGATTCAGGGACTGCTATCTTAGTTGGTAACAATAGTGAAAAGATTTTATATTTAGTTAATGAATTATTAACTAATTCTAGTTTTTATAAATCTATGCAAATAGATAAAAATCCTTTTGGAGATGGTAATGCTACTGAAAATATTATTAAGCATATAGTTAAATACTTCAAAGAAAATTAATCGTAGAAATATATATTTTCTAAAATTCCAACTTAATTTTTAAGTATCCTACTAGATCTGATATGATCACAAAATGAACAGGAAGTTTATTTAAATTGTTGTCATATTATGAATGATTTTAAAAGTATAATTTTAAATAAAATTAAAACAAGTAAGCCTTTTATATTAATATTTAGTTTATTAAATAGATTAGATACTTTATCGAAGTCAAGTAAAGCATTTTTAATCTTGTGTTTGGATTTATTTTTAATAATAATATCTTTTTTAATTACAAATTTTTTTTTAACAGAAACAAAAGCAGCCGCGGCTTCCCACCTACTTCCCCTATGGATTTTACCAATAATGATATTTTTAAGCTGTATTTTTTATATATTAAATGGAAATTACTTATCAATTAGTAGATATATTAAATCTTCTGAGATTTATATAATTGCCTATAGAAACTTTATTTTAATTTCAATAGTTTTGCTAATTAGTTACTTTACTAATTTAGAAAGGCTAGGTATAAAAGTAAGTTTTTTATTTTGGTTTATAAGTTCTTTCATTAATATCATATCAAGATTTAGCCTAAAAGAAATATTTATCTACGCTGGATACTTAAAATCAAAGAAAATTACTAAAGTTGCAATATATGGAGCAGGGGCTGCAGGGGCTCAGCTGGCCTCTTCCTTGTTTTTAGCAGGGACTCATAAAATAATTGTTTTTTTTGATGATTCACCAAATCTCTACGGTAGAAAATTACTAGGTATTAAAATTTATAATTCAAGGGACATTTATAAATTCAAAAGTAAAATAGATCAAATATTATTTGCTATACCTTCGTTAAGTAAAAAAGATTCAAAAAAGGTTTTGGAAAGAATTAAAAAAAACGAAATTCCAGTTTTAAAAGTGCCCTCTATAAAAGATTTAACTACAGGAAATCTTAGTATTAACTCTCTTCGACCTATCGATATAGAAGACTTGCTTGGACGTGTTGCTGTTGAACCGAACAAAAAATTACTTAAAGCATCAACTGATAATTTAAATATTTGTATAACTGGTGCTGGGGGATCAATAGGAAAACAAATTTTTAAAGAAATAATTAAACTCAAACCTAATTCTCTTTTGTTAATTGACTGTAGTGAATATAGTTTGTACTCATTGCAACAAGAAATTGTAGATAGATTAGGAGAAGAAAATTATCTAAAAATTAATTTAATTCTTGGTGATGTAAAAGATTATAAATTAGTAAAGTCTTTGTTTAAAGAGTATAAAATTGATATTGTGTATCATGCAGCAGCATATAAACATGTTCCACTTATAGAACAAAATCCACTACAGGGTATTGAAAATAATATTTTCTCAACTTACGCAATCTGTAAGGCGGCTGAAGAATTAAACTTATCAAAAGTAACTTTAATATCAACAGATAAAGCT
This window contains:
- a CDS encoding bi-domain-containing oxidoreductase; translation: MKQIFQYLNTGETKIIELPPPRLKKGEVLIRSKFSLVSSGTERMLVNFGKSNLISKAKTQPEKVAEVIAKMKSEGVFNTIEAVSNKLDKPLPLGYCNAGVVVEVGEDVSSLKVGDRVVSNGYHAELVSVSENLCALIPDDVSFEDAAFTVIAAVGLQGIRLLKPTLGETIAVSGLGIIGLITCQLLMANGCKVLGIDPDQSKCDLANLFGVETFCISNKRNPTNWFLSKTNGVGVDGFLVTASTSSSDPIYIAANSSRKKGRIILVGVTGLDLSRELFYKKELTFQVSCSYGPGRYDKNYEEDNNDYPIGYVRWTEKRNFEAILNLLDSGVLDFKKLIEKIFDFEDALSAYKLLMEKSGSLGILISYKREPELNNYKLKINSDPKFNLPPAEPVIGVIGSGNYSSRTLLPTFKKFGAYFQIICSLKGASAMHYGSKFSFKEVTTNEEDVFLNEKCNTVIISTRHDTHADLIKKALMAGKNVFVEKPLCLNKYELKGIRDTFKNSNKSNKSSNKNSPLLMIGYNRRFSPLIIKLKKMLNNLNAPKAFIYTCNAGYLDADHWLNDPKVGGGRFIGECCHFIDLLYFLSEENINDIKISAPLRNKNTPETFTVNLKFDKGSIGSIHYFSNGSKLLPKERIEVFSDKTVFRLENFKKLKAWGYKGFSSQSLISQDKGQKNCASAFLNAIRKGKSSPISLEEIFEVQELILNAKFS
- a CDS encoding polysaccharide biosynthesis protein, whose amino-acid sequence is MIFLSCIFYILNGNYLSISRYIKSSEIYIIAYRNFILISIVLLISYFTNLERLGIKVSFLFWFISSFINIISRFSLKEIFIYAGYLKSKKITKVAIYGAGAAGAQLASSLFLAGTHKIIVFFDDSPNLYGRKLLGIKIYNSRDIYKFKSKIDQILFAIPSLSKKDSKKVLERIKKNEIPVLKVPSIKDLTTGNLSINSLRPIDIEDLLGRVAVEPNKKLLKASTDNLNICITGAGGSIGKQIFKEIIKLKPNSLLLIDCSEYSLYSLQQEIVDRLGEENYLKINLILGDVKDYKLVKSLFKEYKIDIVYHAAAYKHVPLIEQNPLQGIENNIFSTYAICKAAEELNLSKVTLISTDKAVRPTNVMGATKRFAELILQSFAEKIEIYNSTKEESINFKRSKFLIVRFGNVLGSSGSVVPLFKKQIASGGPITLTDDRVIRYFMTLSEAAQLVIQATSLSKGGDVFILDMGAPVKIRDLAEQMIRLSGLKVKTKNEKSGDIEIVNIGLRPGEKLYEELLIEGDPMKTPHPLIFRANEVKVNYEELSQGINQLKKAINDLDKSSAMEILSRFVPDWTKGS
- a CDS encoding glycosyltransferase family 4 protein, giving the protein MKNHKKQIWIINQFANTIEMPGHTRQYDLAKYLTKNRYKTTVFSSDFNLSLRKFFKEKKKFFYKSELINHSRWVWLAVLPYKRNDWRRYLNLISFCSNLLIQLVIRIIFSSLTFNKPKLVIASSPQLPAAFITLIICKLFKIQMIFEVRDIWPQILIDMNNMKENSFTYKVLKKMEKILYRHSDLIIVLSKGCVEYIRREGGRSIDYFPNYANTDLFNYSTLPLEDSKFTLKRPFRIIYSGAHGAANDLKNVIRAAYYLKDLPIEIILVGDGPEKNNLKSLASGLENIVFKDPVPKKDMPSLLATADALLISLADVNLFKYGVSPNKLFDAYAVGRPVITTVSGIINEEVENFNLGMAVPPGQPKKLSKAIIKLFKKDRSERVTLGLNSRKMVERFYSKDSILNNYVDRITKLIKEI
- a CDS encoding heparinase II/III family protein — protein: MKFKNILILYFLTLKDFTFINVFKRIKYELKIYLFKINFLSFIRKYRSNYNKIKWNEKTLLINTKKYNQFEKNFSEVEFIEIEFLNKIEKLSLPINWNITTVSRLWRFNLHYFSGLKKCINYSLEKGLSNVILQQNLYLIDSWINFHLLQHGDGWHSYTLSLRIRNWIWLFRFFPNLITDKIKEVLWIQINWLYENREYHLGGNHLLENLITLILGSLQFKGSLPDLIFSECMSELEDQLQKQILSDGGHEERSCSYHLIILQNLVELGFVIQNIKKIRPVWLLKSISLMSKWAYKVKLNNNNYPRFNDSIYSKEIDIEKIIKLSLSYIDQNIFVSKSDLFYFYLSEDTFNNNKNKYLKLEVPSLENFSFRLPKVLDLEETGWSILRPNKSWEIVFKSGESGPKNLLGHSHSDLYTFDIFYDGKLLIGETGTSQYQFSSIRQYERSADSHNVMQFALSKYLEIEKIKEWHQPLEVWNSFRVARKPKIIDRSIGVELDNTLSVRGLYSPFQKYIKDIERKMQFKVLKDNSLEVIIQDNVFAIYNIFWKFNLHFAPDFNSSNLQIEKLENSNFITKKLVHSWTAFEFGKRIPSKSLLIFGNFEKGHNTNVLKLILSPS
- the wecB gene encoding UDP-N-acetylglucosamine 2-epimerase (non-hydrolyzing), whose translation is MDEDKILITFIMGTRPEIIKLAPLIKGFQNNRIFKVRVVLTGQHLEMADNLLKLFEIKEDLNLRLMKSNQTLTHITTEVIKGLKNEFSNYLPRLVFIQGDTSTAFAAALASFFEKIPIAHVEAGLRTFDLMNPFPEEANRRLISQIANIHFAPTQKALLNLKEYGIKENLFITGNTVIDSIFLLKKIKSKKNANFLKNLKNKFILITIHRRENWGENLDIILNTLLLITKKHNNITLLFPMHKNEIIRTKIKKFLGNNERIILTEPLDYDVFINALTDCYFILTDSGGIQEEAPSFGKPVLILRESTERKEAIDSGTAILVGNNSEKILYLVNELLTNSSFYKSMQIDKNPFGDGNATENIIKHIVKYFKEN
- a CDS encoding nucleotide sugar dehydrogenase, translated to MNRCCVVGLGYIGLPTAALFSKKGFNVLGVDINLDIVNKVNKGISPIQEPSLEDEIQNSVKSGNLKASSKPNYADIFVIAVPTPIKSGSKIPQPDLEYVETAIESIIPFLKNGNSIIIESTSPVGTTKDLFSLIIEKTDLNENQIFMAYCPERVLPGRIMIEISTNKRLIGGINHESSLQIKEIYKKICDSEIYITDSETAELVKLAENSYRDLNIAFANELSIISSKLDIDVNKVINFTNHHPRVNILRPSCGVGGHCIALDPWFLVSQFPEDTNIIHMSRKVNIFKTQWTISEISRFIEKIKNESKNDPKIGIFGLTFKANVNDLRESPALKIANELSKENHTIFCDPYVSNCSDFVNHSIEETLSNSDILIFLVAHSKFKKININEKKYLDFCGLFDEI